One part of the Nostoc sp. PCC 7120 = FACHB-418 genome encodes these proteins:
- a CDS encoding lysylphosphatidylglycerol synthase transmembrane domain-containing protein: MKTSTALKQWLRGIIGLLIGVIFLWLAFRQTSAAQVNAVLSQAQLPWLLVAMGCYAFNMVGRVIRWQTLLKSLKSLSFKQVGSALMVGYAANTLLPARLGELFRADFAGRRYSLSRTAVIASIVVERVLDGVAVVVCLAVGRLFVTQPVLSTLTTTGALLFGSIVLAMLFVDTDLGKRGITYLPPAIANRLTNFQQGISIRRRAGFSLAVLYTLGIWILEGFTLWAIMKTVGVTLNWYQMLVLMGVTSLSTLLPSAPGFVGTYQFSYTFTLSLFGYEPAQAVAAAIAFQVFLFGGVTLVGLSIYLYLHWVKPAKQYEN; encoded by the coding sequence ATGAAAACCTCAACCGCTCTTAAACAGTGGCTACGCGGCATCATAGGGTTACTTATTGGTGTAATTTTTCTGTGGTTAGCGTTTCGGCAGACGAGTGCGGCACAGGTGAATGCAGTGTTAAGCCAAGCTCAATTACCTTGGCTACTAGTCGCTATGGGCTGTTATGCGTTCAATATGGTAGGGCGGGTTATTCGCTGGCAGACATTATTGAAGAGCTTGAAGTCGCTATCGTTTAAGCAAGTTGGCAGTGCTTTGATGGTAGGCTATGCGGCCAATACACTTTTACCGGCGCGGCTGGGAGAATTGTTTCGGGCTGATTTTGCCGGACGGCGCTATAGTTTATCTCGAACCGCAGTCATCGCCTCTATTGTAGTAGAGCGGGTACTGGATGGAGTGGCGGTTGTGGTATGTCTGGCGGTAGGGCGCTTATTTGTCACCCAACCTGTTCTTAGTACACTGACAACAACAGGCGCGTTGCTGTTTGGCAGCATTGTGTTGGCAATGTTGTTTGTTGATACTGATCTAGGAAAACGTGGGATTACCTATTTACCGCCTGCGATCGCTAACCGCCTCACTAATTTCCAACAAGGGATTTCCATCCGCCGCAGAGCCGGGTTTTCTTTGGCGGTGTTGTATACATTGGGAATTTGGATATTAGAAGGCTTTACCCTCTGGGCAATCATGAAAACAGTAGGTGTAACGCTTAACTGGTATCAAATGTTAGTGCTTATGGGGGTGACTAGTTTGAGTACGCTATTGCCTTCAGCTCCAGGATTTGTAGGAACATATCAGTTTTCTTATACATTTACTCTTAGCTTATTTGGATATGAACCAGCCCAGGCAGTAGCTGCGGCTATTGCGTTTCAGGTATTCCTATTTGGAGGCGTAACTTTAGTTGGACTCAGTATTTACCTTTATCTTCATTGGGTGAAACCTGCAAAACAATATGAAAACTAA